AGCCAACGGACATGGCCAGCGCGGGTAACAGAATCTGGCTGCAATGCTGCGCGGATCGCATACATCCCCCAAATCTCTGATTACAGAGCAAAGTAGCTTTTGATTCCACTTAATACACTATCAACGGCCACTGATGCCAGAATGAGTCCACTGATCCGGCTCACAATACTCGCCCCGGCATCACCAATCGCTTTCTGAATTGGTCCGGCCAGCAATAGAAAGCCGTAAGTGATGATCAGGACAGCCAGCATTGTGACCGTAGCGAGAAGCTGTTCACCCACATGAAACCGGTGATTGTCCGTGATCAGAACCACTGCCATCATTGCTCCGGGAGAGGCAATCGAAGGAATCGCCAGTGGAAAAACCGCTTTATTCTGGTGATAGTTGGCACGATTCGATTCTTCGATCTCTGACTCAGGTTTACTCTCGCCAAAAATCATCGTCAGCGCAAACAGAAACAGCACCAGTCCCCCGGCAATCTGAAATGCGGCGAGGGGAATATCCAACTGCTCCAGCAACAGTTGACCGCCGACAATAAATAGAATCAGCACGAGCGCCGCAGTAATAATGGCACGCAACGCGATTTTACGTTGCACCGCTCTGCTGGTCCCTGCAGTCACGGCGATAAAAACCGGAATACTCCCCACAGGATCGATAACCGCCCAGAGGTAGATAAAATCCTTGAGAATGTTTTCCCACATGAGACTCTGCTGTCTTTCCTGTTACCCGCACTTGAGTCAGTTATCCTGTTGATAGTGCGGGTTGGGCTCGGAAGGAATCGCCGCTTGGACCTGTTTCTGCCAGCGATGCAGTTCCCTGATGAGAGCTGCTGCTTTTTCCGGCTGGCTGTCAATCAGGTTCATCGTTTCGCCGATGTCACTGCGGGTGTTATAAAGTTCCCGATGCCCGTCTTCAAAAAACTCCAGCAGCTTCCATTCTCCCTGTCGAATGACTGAGACTGGCGTTGTACGAAATCGCTGCTGCATGCCCTGGTATTTTTGCAGATAAGCCGGAAAGTGCCAGAACAGAGACCGTTTTTTCAGGCTGCTTTGTGGATCTTTCAACAGGGGGACCAGACTTTCGCCGTCTAACTGGTAATCTTGTGGAACCGGAATCTCCGACAGATCCAGAAAAGTCGGGTAGAGATCCAGATTGATCACAGGTACTTCACTGGAACTCCCTGCCTGAGTCACACCAGGCCACTTGATAAGCAGCGGCACACGGATACCTCCCTCATACAACATACCCTTGGAACCACGGAGAGGTTTCATCGTGGTCGCGGGACCATAACCACCATTGTCTGAAGTGAAGACGACAACCGTGTTCTCTTCCAGCTTATGTTTTTTCAACGTCTGAAGAACACGACCGATACTGTCATCCATGCTTTTAATCATCGCCGCATACGTTGCATGCTGATGCAGCTTGCCTGCAGGTTTGTCTTCAAAATGTTTCTTATATTCCTCTTTGGCCTGCAGCGGTGTGTGCACTGCATAATGTGTGAGGTAGAGGAAAAAAGGTGAGTCCACGTTATCCTTGATGAAACTGCAGGCTTCAGCGGTCAGTCGATCTGTCAGGTATTCCCCCGGATCTCCATTTGAGAGTTGCGAATTGCGATAGGGACTGAAGTAACCGCCCCGCGGACTGCCCGACTGATTCCCGGCGATATTCACCTGAAATCCCTGAGAACGCGGTGACTTGCCGAGATGCCACTTGCCAATGCTGGCACACTGGTAACCGGCCTGGGAAAGTGTCTCTGCAATCGTCACGAATCGATCTGCCAGTACGACATTATTTTTAGCTGGGATCAGCTTGCGATAGCGGTCATTACCGCGTGCCGGGTCACCGACTGTGTAAACGCCATGTCGGGGCGTGTATTGTCCCGACATCAGGCAGGCTCGACTCGGTGCGCAATTCGGTGCTGCTGCATAAGCCGAGGAAAATCGCATTGATTCCTGTGCGAGCTGGTCAATATGCGGGGTTTCGTAGAAGTCACTGCCCATGTAGCCGACGTCACGCCAGCCCAGGTCGTCGATGAAAAACAGGACAATGTTCGGTCTGTCAGGAGCAGCGGAGATTGGCGTATGCAGACCAGGCATCCAGCAGAACAGGCAGGCAAAAACCAGCGAGCGAAGCATCAGAATTCCTTCCCGGACGAAGATCGAAATGAATGGTTTTTCCTACGACGATGGTATAGGATTGAAGCAGATTCATTCTAAACCCCCGGCGAACGGATGTCATTCCTTTAGCTGGCAATTCGAGCCAGATATGGAATCACTCGCTTACAGCCTGAAGGAACCAGCATGGTAGACAAGATCAAAGTCGGACAGATCGGTGTCGGACACCCTCACGCCGGCGGTAAAATGCAGGCCTTTCGCAAGTCAGCCGACTATGAAGTTGTAGGCGTTGTAGAACCCGATCCACAACTTCGCAAGTATGCAGAATCGACGGGCATTTACCAGGGGCTCCCGTTTCTGACGGAAGAGCAACTGCTCAATATCGATGGTCTGCAGGCGGTCGCCGTGGAAACCGAGGTCCCCGACCTGTTGAATACTGCGGAAACCTGCATTCGGGCGGGCAAACACATCCATCTCGACAAACCGGCGGGACTTTCATTGCCCCACTTCAAACGAATTCTGGATCAGGCAGCCCAGAAACACCTGCTGCTGCAGATGGGTTATATGTATCGCTACAATCCCGGCGTGGTGCTGCTGCGAGATCTCCTGCAGAAAGGCTGGCTGGGTGAACCGTTTGAAGTACACACGGTCATCAGCAAGAAAATGGATTCTGCCAGTCGGACTAAACTGGAACCCCAGCCGGGAGGAATGATGTTTGAACTGGGGTGCCATGTGATCGACCTGGTCGTTCAGATTCTGGGCCGCCCCGAAAACGTCACTGCGTTCTCACAGCATGCGTCCCAGATCGATGATCAACTGCAGGACAACATGCTGGCTGTGTTTCAATATCCCCGGGCACTGGCCACGGTGAAATCGAGCTGTAATGAAGTAGATGGTTTCAACCGACGCCACATTCTTGTCTGTGGTTCCGAAGGCACTTATCATCTGCAACCATTCGCACGACCGAAGGCAATACTGACTCTTGAGAAAGCCAAAGGCAAGTACAGAAAAGGGGCACAGGAAATCTCTTTCGACGGTTATACCCGTTATCAGGATGATGTAGCAGACATGGCTCGAATCATCCGACGTGAAAAAGATATGGACTTTTCCTATCAACATGATCTCGACGTGCAGGAAACTGTGCTTAAATCAGCAAGTCTTCCGATCACCTGATTTGAAAATCCACTCAGTCCTGCTTGAGTTGCCCGTAGGTATGCTGCGCGGAAGCGATCACGGTGACTGTCTCGTCGGTCTGCAGCAGGCGGCGGATCTCTGCTTCATCCTCCAGAGGGATGATAAACAGATCTTCGACCCGGTCACTGTCCGCCTGGCTTAACAGACAGACCAGCGCCCAGTCACCCGCCAGCGCCAGTTGGGTCGCAGCTACCAGATCCAACGGCAGTTTGTCGCGAAGTGGTTTGATGGCATCCAGTGGTTCATGACAACTGGCCAGCAACTGCATGCCCTCACCAAAGTCGGTGTCGATTTGAGTCAGTAGCACAACGCGACCATCTTGCGTCACCAGATTGCGTGCCGTCTCAAGTACGCTTCCCAGCTGATTCCACTGGTGCCCCGCTGGTCCACTCTCTATGGCAACCAGGATCATCTCGGCTTTATATTCCGGCTCGACGCGCCAGACACGATCGAGCAGTTCCTTGCCTTTTCGAAATGCAGCTTCCAGGCTGCCAAAAATAATATCCGCAGCCTGTTGACCGCCGGCAGGAATGACCTGCAGACTGTATTGTAGTCCCAGCATCCAGCCCACTTCATCGATCAACTGCCGCAGGGGCCGACTGTCGGACGGAGTCAGCTCACGGTGCGACTGCCCTCGACTTCTAACGATCGCTTCCATTGAGGAGAAGCCGGGATACAGCGAACTGCCGCCCCCCGCATATCCGATGAGCGGATCGTAGCCGACTTTTTCGATCGGCAGAATAAAATCCGCTTCCAGCAGATGGCGGGAGAGGTAAATGCGTTCGCCTCCTGTCGACGTGCCCAGGTATCCGAGATCGTCTTGAGACTCAGGGTTGTGGACGACCCAATTCGCCTGTTGCTGCAACTCGTCTGATACC
The DNA window shown above is from Gimesia sp. and carries:
- a CDS encoding MarC family protein, which encodes MWENILKDFIYLWAVIDPVGSIPVFIAVTAGTSRAVQRKIALRAIITAALVLILFIVGGQLLLEQLDIPLAAFQIAGGLVLFLFALTMIFGESKPESEIEESNRANYHQNKAVFPLAIPSIASPGAMMAVVLITDNHRFHVGEQLLATVTMLAVLIITYGFLLLAGPIQKAIGDAGASIVSRISGLILASVAVDSVLSGIKSYFAL
- a CDS encoding sulfatase → MLRSLVFACLFCWMPGLHTPISAAPDRPNIVLFFIDDLGWRDVGYMGSDFYETPHIDQLAQESMRFSSAYAAAPNCAPSRACLMSGQYTPRHGVYTVGDPARGNDRYRKLIPAKNNVVLADRFVTIAETLSQAGYQCASIGKWHLGKSPRSQGFQVNIAGNQSGSPRGGYFSPYRNSQLSNGDPGEYLTDRLTAEACSFIKDNVDSPFFLYLTHYAVHTPLQAKEEYKKHFEDKPAGKLHQHATYAAMIKSMDDSIGRVLQTLKKHKLEENTVVVFTSDNGGYGPATTMKPLRGSKGMLYEGGIRVPLLIKWPGVTQAGSSSEVPVINLDLYPTFLDLSEIPVPQDYQLDGESLVPLLKDPQSSLKKRSLFWHFPAYLQKYQGMQQRFRTTPVSVIRQGEWKLLEFFEDGHRELYNTRSDIGETMNLIDSQPEKAAALIRELHRWQKQVQAAIPSEPNPHYQQDN
- a CDS encoding Gfo/Idh/MocA family oxidoreductase — translated: MVDKIKVGQIGVGHPHAGGKMQAFRKSADYEVVGVVEPDPQLRKYAESTGIYQGLPFLTEEQLLNIDGLQAVAVETEVPDLLNTAETCIRAGKHIHLDKPAGLSLPHFKRILDQAAQKHLLLQMGYMYRYNPGVVLLRDLLQKGWLGEPFEVHTVISKKMDSASRTKLEPQPGGMMFELGCHVIDLVVQILGRPENVTAFSQHASQIDDQLQDNMLAVFQYPRALATVKSSCNEVDGFNRRHILVCGSEGTYHLQPFARPKAILTLEKAKGKYRKGAQEISFDGYTRYQDDVADMARIIRREKDMDFSYQHDLDVQETVLKSASLPIT
- a CDS encoding lactate racemase domain-containing protein, encoding MSLTDTVKIELKYGQTGDFQCEIPSERVICYHQSPEPLSDVKQKMQQALNSPLELPPLNLAIVSGDKITILVDPQAPEAGAIINAVWGYLSKCGISIEDLTILQSAIDSESGASELQNSVSDELQQQANWVVHNPESQDDLGYLGTSTGGERIYLSRHLLEADFILPIEKVGYDPLIGYAGGGSSLYPGFSSMEAIVRSRGQSHRELTPSDSRPLRQLIDEVGWMLGLQYSLQVIPAGGQQAADIIFGSLEAAFRKGKELLDRVWRVEPEYKAEMILVAIESGPAGHQWNQLGSVLETARNLVTQDGRVVLLTQIDTDFGEGMQLLASCHEPLDAIKPLRDKLPLDLVAATQLALAGDWALVCLLSQADSDRVEDLFIIPLEDEAEIRRLLQTDETVTVIASAQHTYGQLKQD